The proteins below come from a single Lonchura striata isolate bLonStr1 chromosome 10, bLonStr1.mat, whole genome shotgun sequence genomic window:
- the GNB4 gene encoding guanine nucleotide-binding protein subunit beta-4: protein MSELEQLRQEAEQLRNQIRDARKACSDTTLAQITTSLDSVGRIQMRTRRTLRGHLAKIYAMHWGSDSRLLVSASQDGKLIIWDSYTTNKMHAIPLRSSWVMTCAYAPSGNYVACGGLDNICSIYNLKTREGNVRVSRELPGHTGYLSCCRFLDDNQIVTSSGDTTCALWDIETGQQTTTFTGHTGDVMSLSLSPDMRTFVSGACDASSKLWDIRDGMCRQSFTGHVSDINAVCFFPNGHAFATGSDDATCRLFDLRADQELMMYSHDNIICGITSVAFSKSGRLLLAGYDDFNCNVWDTLKGERAGVLAGHDNRVSCLGVTDDGMAVATGSWDSFLRIWN, encoded by the exons ATGAGTGAGCTGGAGCAGTTAcggcaggaggcagagcagctgcgAAACCAAATCAGA GATGCCAGGAAAGCCTGTAGTGATACAACTCTTGCTCAG atCACAACAAGTCTGGACTCTGTGGGTCGAATCCAGATGCGAACCCGGCGCACGCTCAGAGGTCACTTAGCCAAAATCTACGCCATGCACTGGGGATCCGACTCCAG GCTACTAGTCAGTGCTTCTCAAgatggaaaattaattatttgggATAGTTATACAACAAATAAG ATGCATGCCATCCCCCTGAGGTCCTCCTGGGTGATGACCTGTGCCTACGCTCCCTCTGGCAACTACGTGGCCTGCGGAGGCTTGGACAACATCTGCTCCATCTACAACCTGAAAACCAGGGAGGGCAACGTGCGAGTGAGCCGGGAGCTGCCGGGGCACACAG gaTACTTGTCCTGTTGTCGCTTCCTAGATGACAACCAAATTGTCACCAGCTCAGGAGACACCACTTG TGCTTTGTGGGACATTGAAACTGGCCAGCAGACCACCACGTTCACTGGGCACACTGGAGATGTGATGAGCCTCTCCCTGAGTCCAGACATGAGGACTTTTGTCTCGGGCGCCTGCGATGCCTCCTCGAAGCTTTGGGATATCCGTGATGGGATGTGCAGGCAGTCGTTCACAGGGCACGTGTCAGACATTAATGCAGTTTGT tttttccccaaCGGACACGCGTTCGCCACCGGCTCGGACGACGCCACGTGCCGGCTGTTCGACCTGCGCGCCGACCAGGAGCTGATGATGTACTCCCACGACAACATCATCTGCGGCATCACCTCCGTCGCCTTCTCCAAGAGCGGCCGCCTGCTGCTCGCGGGCTACGACGACTTCAACTGCAACGTGTGGGACACCCTCAAAGGGGAGAGGGCAG GTGTCCTGGCTGGCCATGACAACCGTGTCAGCTGTTTAGGTGTTACTGATGACGGCATGGCTGTAGCTACAGGGTCTTGGGACAGTTTTCTCAGAATCTGGAATTAA